One genomic window of Vicugna pacos chromosome 18, VicPac4, whole genome shotgun sequence includes the following:
- the PPL gene encoding periplakin isoform X4, whose translation MQRCTNELYWLDQQARGRMQYDWSDHNLDYPSRRRQYENFINRNLEAKEERINKLHSEGDQLLAAEHPGRNSIEAHMEAVHADWKEYLNLLICEESHLKYMEDYHQFHKDVKDAQELLCKVDSDLNQKYSPDFKDRYQIELLLRELDDQEKALDKYEHVVRGLQKRGQQVVPLKYRRETPLQPIPVEALCDFEGDQGLISRGYSYTLQRNNGESWDLTDSAGNELTAPAVCFMIPPTDPEALALADSLGSQYQSLRQKAAGSRSALQQRQEVLKAESLGDASDLQGRQLLAALDKVASDLDRQEKAITGLLRPPLEQGRAVQDSAERAKHLKNITNELLRIEPEKARSTAEGEAFVRALADGGSAALLRTRVEDTHRRYEHLVQLLDVAQEKVDIANRLEKSLQQGREVLAMYENQLAQEDTVPESGRALDSKRQELAAMASELQTQKALLGEVERNLQAAKQCSSSLASRFQEHCPDLERQEAEVHKLGQRFDNLCRQVELRARSLQSAQAAHGDFRSSRDRLLQFLSRIPSYEPQETDSLGQMETKLNNQKNLLDEIARREQEVQQVHAHSQQYQQAVKDYELEVEKLRSLLDLENGRSSHVSKRARLQSPATKVREEEAALAAKFTEVNAISRQRLQNLEFAQNLLRQQPEAGVSHEALPGSKPGLGAEETWKIRKELDEETERRQQLENEVESAREEIRALQNQSPQEAVVRKEVLKRVPDPALEESFQQTQRTLAEEQRKNRLLQEELEALQLRLRGLEQEARDGGQEYVVKEVLRIAPDRAQADEVLRLREELEELRRQKGTREAEALLLQQRIAALAQEKNRAQEKVTEKEVVKLQNDPQLEAEYQQLQEAQQRESQLREKQEEELSFLQDKLKRLEKERAMAEGKITVKEVLRVEKDVATEREVGNLQRQYEDEAAKVRANQREKTELLRKIWALEEENAKVVVQEKVREIVRPDPKVESEVANLRLELVEQERKYRRAEEQLKSYQSELEALRRRGPQVEVKEVTKEVIKYKTDPEMEKELQRFREEIVDKTRLIERCDLEIYQLKQEIQSLKDTKPQVQTKEVVQEIVEFQEDPQTKEEVESLRARLSEEQKKQVDLERERASQEEKIKQKEEELSQVKEKVVQQEVVRYEEEPGLRADVSAFTESIDAELRQIDSLRGELRRLQRRRVELERQLQELERERQARREAELEVQRLKQRLAQLEEEGGEAREKVTLKQKVVLQQDPQQAREHALLSLQLEEERHRRQVLESELETLRRKLEQLEKMEVKEKVVFSESVQVERGDTEQEIQKLRSSLEEESRSKRELDAEVSRLEAKLSELEFSNSKSSKELDFLREENHKLQLERQSLQLETRRLQSEIEMAAAETRDLWSVTGSAVDPGAQLDSRLWSLERELEDLRRLSRDKDLEIDELQRRLGSVAVKREQRENHLRRSIVVIDPDSGRELSPGEAHRAGLIDWNMFVKLRSQECDWEEISVKGPTGESSVIHDRKSGKKFSIEEALQNGRLSPAQYDRYVNKDMSIQELAVLVSGQK comes from the exons ATGCAGCGCTGCACCAACGAGCTGTACTGGCTGGACCAGCAGGCCCGGGGCCGCATGCAGTACGACTGGAGTGACCACAACCTCGACTACCCCAGTCGCCGGCGGCAGTACGAG AATTTCATCAACCGGAACCTGGAGGCCAAAGAGGAGAGAATCAACAAGCTGCACAGCGAGGGTGACCAGCTGCTCGCAGCCGAGCATCCCGGGAGGAACTCCATTGAG GCTCACATGGAGGCAGTGCACGCAGACTGGAAGGAGTATCTGAACCTGCTTATCTGTGAGGAGAGCCACCTGAAGTATATGGAAGACTACCACCAG TTCCACAAAGACGTGAAGGACGCCCAGGAGCTGCTGTGCAAGGTGGACTCGGACCTGAACCAGAAGTACAGCCCTGACTTCAAAGACCGATACCAGATTGAGTTGCTGCTGCGGGAGCTGGAT GACCAGGAGAAGGCTCTGGACAAGTACGAGCACGTGGTACGGGGCCTGCAGAAGCGAGGGCAGCAGGTGGTGCCCCTCAAGTACCGCCGGGAGACGCCACTGCAACCCATCCCCGTGGAGGCCCTCTGTGACTTTGAGGGTGACCAG GGCCTGATCTCTCGGGGCTACAGCTACACCCTGCAGAGGAACAACGGGGAGAGCTGGGACCTCACGGACAGCGCAGGGAACGAGCTGACTGCCCCAGCCGTCTGCTTCATGATCCCCCCCACTGACCCCGAGGCCCTGGCTCTGGCCGACAG CCTGGGCAGCCAGTACCAGAGCCTGCGGCAGAAGGCGGCCGGGAGCAGAAGCGCACTCCAGCAGCGGCAAGAGGTGCTGAAGGCAGAGAGCCTTGGAG ATGCCTCCGACCTCCAGGGGCGGCAGCTGCTGGCTGCTTTGGACAAGGTGGCCAGTGACCTGGACCGGCAGGAGAAGGCCATCACGGGGCTCCTGCGGCCACCGCTGGAGCAGGGCCGGGCCGTGCAGGACAGTGCCGAGCGGGCCAAGCACCTCAAG AACATCACCAACGAGCTGCTGCGGATCGAGCCCGAGAAGGCACGCAGCACAGCCGAGGGCGAGGCGTTTGTGCGGGCCCTCGCGGACGGTGGCAGCGCGGCCCTGCTGAGGACGCGGGTGGAGGACACACACCGCAGATACGAGCACCTGGTGCAGCTGCTGGACGTGGCCCAGGAAAA GGTCGACATTGCCAACCGTCTGGAGAAGAGCCTGCAGCAGGGCCGGGAGGTGCTGGCCATGTACGAGAACCAGCTGGCCCAGGAGGACACGGTGCCCGAGAGTGGCCGTGCCCTGGACAGCAAGAGGCAGGAGTTGGCG GCCATGGCCTCCGAGCTGCAGACCCAGAAGGCCCTCCTCGGGGAGGTGGAGCGGAACCTGCAGGCGGCCAAGCAGTGCTCCAGCTCGCTGGCCAGCCGCTTCCAGGAGCACTGCCCGGACCTGGAGCGCCAGGAGGCCGAAGTGCACAAGCTGGGCCAGCGCTTTGACAACCTCTGCCGGCAGGTTGAGCTCAG GGCCCGGAGCCTGCAGAGCGCCCAGGCTGCCCACGGTGACTTCCGCAGCAGCCGCGACCGCCTGCTCCAGTTCCTGTCCCGCATCCCCAGCTATGAGCCCCAGGAGACAGACAGCCTTGGCCAGATGGAGACCAAGCTCAACAACCAGAAG AACCTGCTAGATGAAATAGCAAGAAGGGAACAGGAAGTCCAGCAAGTCCATGCCCACTCGCAGCAGTACCAGCAGGCCGTCAAG GACTACGAGTTAGAAGTGGAGAAACTAAGGTCCCTTCTCGACTTGGAGAATGGAAGGAGCAGCCATGTGAGCAAGAGGGCCAGGCTCCAGTCCCCTGCCACCAAAGTGAGGGAAGAG GAAGCGGCTCTTGCCGCCAAGTTCACTGAAGTTAATGCCATCAGCAGACAGAGGCTGCAGAACCTGGAGTTTGCACAGAATCTCCTGAGACAG CAGCCGGAGGCAGGTGTGAGCCACGAGGCCCTGCCCGGGAGCAAGCCGGGCTTGGGAGCGGAGGAGACGTGGAAGATTCGGAAGGAGCTGGACGAGGAGACCGAGCGGAGACAGCAGCTGGAGAACGAGGTCGAGAGCGCCCGGGAGGAGATCCGGGCTCTGCAGAACCAGAGCCCCCAGGAAGCGGTGGTGAGGAAGGAGGTGCTCAAGAGGGTGCCGGATCCCGCGCTGGAGGAGAGCTTCCAGCAGACGCAGCGGACCCTGGCGGAGGAGCAGCGCAAGAACCGGCTgctgcaggaggagctggaggcgCTGCAGCTGCGGCTGCGCGGCCTGGAGCAGGAGGCCAGGGACGGCGGGCAGGAATACGTGGTCAAGGAGGTTCTGCGCATTGCGCCGGACCGAGCCCAGGCCGACGAGgtcctgaggctgagggaggagctggaggagctgcGGCGGCAGAAGGGCACCCGGGAGGCCGAGGCCCTCCTCCTGCAGCAGCGCATCGCGGCCCTGGCCCAGGAGAAGAACCGGGCGCAGGAGAAGGTCACGGAGAAGGAGGTGGTGAAGCTGCAGAACGACCCCCAGCTGGAGGCGGAGTaccagcagctgcaggaggccCAGCAGCGGGAGAGCCAGCTGAgggagaagcaggaggaggagctgaGCTTCCTCCAGGACAAGCTGAAGAGGCTGGAGAAGGAGCGGGCCATGGCCGAGGGCAAAATCACCGTCAAGGAGGTGCTCAGGGTGGAAAAGGACGTGGCAACTGAGAGGGAGGTGGGCAACCTCCAACGCCAGTACGAGGATGAGGCTGCCAAGGTTCGCGCCAACCAGAGGGAGAAGACGGAGCTGCTCCGAAAGATCTGGGCATTGGAGGAGGAAAACGCCAAAGTGGTCGTGCAGGAGAAAGTGCGGGAGATCGTCCGGCCAGACCCCAAGGTGGAGAGCGAGGTGGCCAATCTCCGCCTGGAGCTGGTCGAGCAGGAACGCAAGTACCGGAGGGCCGAGGAGCAGCTGAAGAGCTACCAGAGCGAGCTGGAGGCGCTCCGGAGGCGGGGCCCCCAGGTGGAAGTCAAGGAGGTGACTAAGGAAGTCATCAAGTACAAGACTGACCCCGAGATGGAGAAAGAGCTTCAGAGATTCAGGGAGGAGATTGTCGACAAGACCAGGCTCATCGAGAGGTGCGACCTGGAGATCTACCAGCTGAAGCAAGAGATCCAGTCCCTGAAAGACACCAAACCGCAGGTGCAGACCAAGGAGGTGGTCCAGGAGATCGTGGAGTTCCAGGAAGACCCCCAAACCAAAGAGGAGGTGGAGTCTTTGAGGGCCCGGCTGTCAGAGGAACAGAAGAAGCAAGTGGACCTGGAGAGGGAGAGGGCGTCCCaagaggagaaaatcaaacagaaggaggaggagctttCCCAGGTGAAGGAGAAGGTGGTCCAACAGGAAGTCGTCAGGTACGAGGAGGAGCCAGGCCTGCGGGCTGACGTAAGCGCCTTCACCGAGAGCATCGATGCCGAGCTGCGGCAGATTGACAGCCTCCGCGGGGAGCTGCGGCGGCTACAGCGCCGGCGCGTCGAGCTGGAGAGGCAGCTGCAGGAGCTGGAGCGCGAGCGGCAGGCGCGCAGGGAGGCCGAGCTGGAGGTGCAGCGCCTGAAGCAGCGGCTGGcccagctggaggaggagggcggGGAGGCCCGGGAGAAGGTGACCCTCAAGCAGAAGGTGGTGCTGCAGCAGGACCCCCAGCAGGCCCGGGAGCACGCCCTGCTGTCGCTGCAGCTGGAGGAGGAGCGGCACCGGCGGCAGGTCCTGGAGAGCGAGCTGGAGACCCTGAGGAGGAAGCTGGAGCAGCTGGAGAAGATGGAGGTCAAGGAGAAGGTGGTCTTCTCCGAGAGCGTCCAGGTGGAGAGAGGGGACACCGAGCAGGAGATCCAGAAGCTCAGGAGCAGCCTGGAGGAGGAGAGCCGGAGCAAGCGGGAGCTGGATGCGGAGGTGAGCCGGCTGGAGGCCAAGCTGTCGGAGCTGGAGTTCTCCAACTCCAAGTCGTCCAAGGAACTGGACTtcctcagggaagaaaaccacaaaCTGCAGCTGGAGCGGCAGAGCCTGCAGCTGGAGACCCGCAGGCTGCAGTCGGAAATCGAGATGGCGGCGGCGGAGACTCGGGACCTGTGGAGCGTGACGGGGTCGGCGGTGGACCCCGGAGCGCAGCTCGACTCCAGGCTGTGGTCCCTGGAGCGGGAGCTGGAGGACCTCAGGAGGCTCTCCAGAGACAAAGACCTGGAGATCGATGAGCTGCAGAGGCGCCTGGGCTCCGTGGCCGTCAAGCGGGAGCAGAGGGAGAACCACCTGCGGCGCTCCATTGTGGTCATCGACCCCGACTCGGGCCGCGAGCTGTCCCCGGGGGAGGCCCACCGGGCCGGCCTCATCGACTGGAACATGTTTGTGAAACTCAGGAGCCAGGAGTGCGACTGGGAGGAAATCTCGGTCAAGGGTCCCACCGGGGAGTCCTCTGTGATCCACGACAGGAAGTCTGGCAAGAAGTTCTCCATCGAAGAGGCCCTGCAGAACGGAAGGCTGAGCCCTGCCCAGTATGACCGCTACGTCAACAAGGACATGTCCATCCAGGAGCTGGCCGTCCTGGTGTCTGGACAGAAGTAG
- the PPL gene encoding periplakin isoform X1, whose translation MNSLFRKRNKGKYSPTVRTRSISNKELSELIEQLQKNADQVERNIVDTEAKMQSDLARLQEGQQPEHRDVALQKVSDSEKLLYVLEADAAIAKHMKHPQGDMIAEDIRQLRERVTNLHVKHKQIYNLAVKEVDPQVNWEALVEEKLDKLSSQGFGTDLPLVDHQVEQHNIFHNEVKAIGPHLAKDGGKEQNSELQAKYQKLLAASQARQEHLSSLQDYMQRCTNELYWLDQQARGRMQYDWSDHNLDYPSRRRQYENFINRNLEAKEERINKLHSEGDQLLAAEHPGRNSIEAHMEAVHADWKEYLNLLICEESHLKYMEDYHQFHKDVKDAQELLCKVDSDLNQKYSPDFKDRYQIELLLRELDDQEKALDKYEHVVRGLQKRGQQVVPLKYRRETPLQPIPVEALCDFEGDQGLISRGYSYTLQRNNGESWDLTDSAGNELTAPAVCFMIPPTDPEALALADSLGSQYQSLRQKAAGSRSALQQRQEVLKAESLGDASDLQGRQLLAALDKVASDLDRQEKAITGLLRPPLEQGRAVQDSAERAKHLKNITNELLRIEPEKARSTAEGEAFVRALADGGSAALLRTRVEDTHRRYEHLVQLLDVAQEKVDIANRLEKSLQQGREVLAMYENQLAQEDTVPESGRALDSKRQELAAMASELQTQKALLGEVERNLQAAKQCSSSLASRFQEHCPDLERQEAEVHKLGQRFDNLCRQVELRARSLQSAQAAHGDFRSSRDRLLQFLSRIPSYEPQETDSLGQMETKLNNQKNLLDEIARREQEVQQVHAHSQQYQQAVKDYELEVEKLRSLLDLENGRSSHVSKRARLQSPATKVREEEAALAAKFTEVNAISRQRLQNLEFAQNLLRQQPEAGVSHEALPGSKPGLGAEETWKIRKELDEETERRQQLENEVESAREEIRALQNQSPQEAVVRKEVLKRVPDPALEESFQQTQRTLAEEQRKNRLLQEELEALQLRLRGLEQEARDGGQEYVVKEVLRIAPDRAQADEVLRLREELEELRRQKGTREAEALLLQQRIAALAQEKNRAQEKVTEKEVVKLQNDPQLEAEYQQLQEAQQRESQLREKQEEELSFLQDKLKRLEKERAMAEGKITVKEVLRVEKDVATEREVGNLQRQYEDEAAKVRANQREKTELLRKIWALEEENAKVVVQEKVREIVRPDPKVESEVANLRLELVEQERKYRRAEEQLKSYQSELEALRRRGPQVEVKEVTKEVIKYKTDPEMEKELQRFREEIVDKTRLIERCDLEIYQLKQEIQSLKDTKPQVQTKEVVQEIVEFQEDPQTKEEVESLRARLSEEQKKQVDLERERASQEEKIKQKEEELSQVKEKVVQQEVVRYEEEPGLRADVSAFTESIDAELRQIDSLRGELRRLQRRRVELERQLQELERERQARREAELEVQRLKQRLAQLEEEGGEAREKVTLKQKVVLQQDPQQAREHALLSLQLEEERHRRQVLESELETLRRKLEQLEKMEVKEKVVFSESVQVERGDTEQEIQKLRSSLEEESRSKRELDAEVSRLEAKLSELEFSNSKSSKELDFLREENHKLQLERQSLQLETRRLQSEIEMAAAETRDLWSVTGSAVDPGAQLDSRLWSLERELEDLRRLSRDKDLEIDELQRRLGSVAVKREQRENHLRRSIVVIDPDSGRELSPGEAHRAGLIDWNMFVKLRSQECDWEEISVKGPTGESSVIHDRKSGKKFSIEEALQNGRLSPAQYDRYVNKDMSIQELAVLVSGQK comes from the exons GACCTGGCCCGGCTGCAGGAGGGCCAGCAGCCTGAGCACCGGGACGTGGCCCTGCAGAAGGTGTCAGACTCGGAGAAGCTGCTGTATGTGCTGGAGGCGGACGCGGCCATCGCCAAGCACATGAAGCACCCCCAGGGGGACATGATCGCCGAAGA CATCCGTCAGCTGAGGGAACGTGTGACCAACCTCCATGTGAAACACAAGCAGATCTACAACCTGGCAGTGAAGGAGGTGGACCCACAGGTCAACTGGGAGGCGCTGGTGGAGGAAAAGCTG GACAAGCTGAGCAGCCAGGGCTTTGGGACGGACCTGCCGCTGGTGGACCACCAGGTGGAGCAGCACAACATCTTCCACAATGAGGTCAAGGCCATCGGGCCCCACCTGGCCAAGGATGGAGGCAAG GAGCAGAACAGCGAACTCCAGGCCAAGTACCAGAAGCTGCTG GCGGCGTCCCAGGCGCGGCAGGAGCACCTGAGCTCGCTGCAGGACTACATGCAGCGCTGCACCAACGAGCTGTACTGGCTGGACCAGCAGGCCCGGGGCCGCATGCAGTACGACTGGAGTGACCACAACCTCGACTACCCCAGTCGCCGGCGGCAGTACGAG AATTTCATCAACCGGAACCTGGAGGCCAAAGAGGAGAGAATCAACAAGCTGCACAGCGAGGGTGACCAGCTGCTCGCAGCCGAGCATCCCGGGAGGAACTCCATTGAG GCTCACATGGAGGCAGTGCACGCAGACTGGAAGGAGTATCTGAACCTGCTTATCTGTGAGGAGAGCCACCTGAAGTATATGGAAGACTACCACCAG TTCCACAAAGACGTGAAGGACGCCCAGGAGCTGCTGTGCAAGGTGGACTCGGACCTGAACCAGAAGTACAGCCCTGACTTCAAAGACCGATACCAGATTGAGTTGCTGCTGCGGGAGCTGGAT GACCAGGAGAAGGCTCTGGACAAGTACGAGCACGTGGTACGGGGCCTGCAGAAGCGAGGGCAGCAGGTGGTGCCCCTCAAGTACCGCCGGGAGACGCCACTGCAACCCATCCCCGTGGAGGCCCTCTGTGACTTTGAGGGTGACCAG GGCCTGATCTCTCGGGGCTACAGCTACACCCTGCAGAGGAACAACGGGGAGAGCTGGGACCTCACGGACAGCGCAGGGAACGAGCTGACTGCCCCAGCCGTCTGCTTCATGATCCCCCCCACTGACCCCGAGGCCCTGGCTCTGGCCGACAG CCTGGGCAGCCAGTACCAGAGCCTGCGGCAGAAGGCGGCCGGGAGCAGAAGCGCACTCCAGCAGCGGCAAGAGGTGCTGAAGGCAGAGAGCCTTGGAG ATGCCTCCGACCTCCAGGGGCGGCAGCTGCTGGCTGCTTTGGACAAGGTGGCCAGTGACCTGGACCGGCAGGAGAAGGCCATCACGGGGCTCCTGCGGCCACCGCTGGAGCAGGGCCGGGCCGTGCAGGACAGTGCCGAGCGGGCCAAGCACCTCAAG AACATCACCAACGAGCTGCTGCGGATCGAGCCCGAGAAGGCACGCAGCACAGCCGAGGGCGAGGCGTTTGTGCGGGCCCTCGCGGACGGTGGCAGCGCGGCCCTGCTGAGGACGCGGGTGGAGGACACACACCGCAGATACGAGCACCTGGTGCAGCTGCTGGACGTGGCCCAGGAAAA GGTCGACATTGCCAACCGTCTGGAGAAGAGCCTGCAGCAGGGCCGGGAGGTGCTGGCCATGTACGAGAACCAGCTGGCCCAGGAGGACACGGTGCCCGAGAGTGGCCGTGCCCTGGACAGCAAGAGGCAGGAGTTGGCG GCCATGGCCTCCGAGCTGCAGACCCAGAAGGCCCTCCTCGGGGAGGTGGAGCGGAACCTGCAGGCGGCCAAGCAGTGCTCCAGCTCGCTGGCCAGCCGCTTCCAGGAGCACTGCCCGGACCTGGAGCGCCAGGAGGCCGAAGTGCACAAGCTGGGCCAGCGCTTTGACAACCTCTGCCGGCAGGTTGAGCTCAG GGCCCGGAGCCTGCAGAGCGCCCAGGCTGCCCACGGTGACTTCCGCAGCAGCCGCGACCGCCTGCTCCAGTTCCTGTCCCGCATCCCCAGCTATGAGCCCCAGGAGACAGACAGCCTTGGCCAGATGGAGACCAAGCTCAACAACCAGAAG AACCTGCTAGATGAAATAGCAAGAAGGGAACAGGAAGTCCAGCAAGTCCATGCCCACTCGCAGCAGTACCAGCAGGCCGTCAAG GACTACGAGTTAGAAGTGGAGAAACTAAGGTCCCTTCTCGACTTGGAGAATGGAAGGAGCAGCCATGTGAGCAAGAGGGCCAGGCTCCAGTCCCCTGCCACCAAAGTGAGGGAAGAG GAAGCGGCTCTTGCCGCCAAGTTCACTGAAGTTAATGCCATCAGCAGACAGAGGCTGCAGAACCTGGAGTTTGCACAGAATCTCCTGAGACAG CAGCCGGAGGCAGGTGTGAGCCACGAGGCCCTGCCCGGGAGCAAGCCGGGCTTGGGAGCGGAGGAGACGTGGAAGATTCGGAAGGAGCTGGACGAGGAGACCGAGCGGAGACAGCAGCTGGAGAACGAGGTCGAGAGCGCCCGGGAGGAGATCCGGGCTCTGCAGAACCAGAGCCCCCAGGAAGCGGTGGTGAGGAAGGAGGTGCTCAAGAGGGTGCCGGATCCCGCGCTGGAGGAGAGCTTCCAGCAGACGCAGCGGACCCTGGCGGAGGAGCAGCGCAAGAACCGGCTgctgcaggaggagctggaggcgCTGCAGCTGCGGCTGCGCGGCCTGGAGCAGGAGGCCAGGGACGGCGGGCAGGAATACGTGGTCAAGGAGGTTCTGCGCATTGCGCCGGACCGAGCCCAGGCCGACGAGgtcctgaggctgagggaggagctggaggagctgcGGCGGCAGAAGGGCACCCGGGAGGCCGAGGCCCTCCTCCTGCAGCAGCGCATCGCGGCCCTGGCCCAGGAGAAGAACCGGGCGCAGGAGAAGGTCACGGAGAAGGAGGTGGTGAAGCTGCAGAACGACCCCCAGCTGGAGGCGGAGTaccagcagctgcaggaggccCAGCAGCGGGAGAGCCAGCTGAgggagaagcaggaggaggagctgaGCTTCCTCCAGGACAAGCTGAAGAGGCTGGAGAAGGAGCGGGCCATGGCCGAGGGCAAAATCACCGTCAAGGAGGTGCTCAGGGTGGAAAAGGACGTGGCAACTGAGAGGGAGGTGGGCAACCTCCAACGCCAGTACGAGGATGAGGCTGCCAAGGTTCGCGCCAACCAGAGGGAGAAGACGGAGCTGCTCCGAAAGATCTGGGCATTGGAGGAGGAAAACGCCAAAGTGGTCGTGCAGGAGAAAGTGCGGGAGATCGTCCGGCCAGACCCCAAGGTGGAGAGCGAGGTGGCCAATCTCCGCCTGGAGCTGGTCGAGCAGGAACGCAAGTACCGGAGGGCCGAGGAGCAGCTGAAGAGCTACCAGAGCGAGCTGGAGGCGCTCCGGAGGCGGGGCCCCCAGGTGGAAGTCAAGGAGGTGACTAAGGAAGTCATCAAGTACAAGACTGACCCCGAGATGGAGAAAGAGCTTCAGAGATTCAGGGAGGAGATTGTCGACAAGACCAGGCTCATCGAGAGGTGCGACCTGGAGATCTACCAGCTGAAGCAAGAGATCCAGTCCCTGAAAGACACCAAACCGCAGGTGCAGACCAAGGAGGTGGTCCAGGAGATCGTGGAGTTCCAGGAAGACCCCCAAACCAAAGAGGAGGTGGAGTCTTTGAGGGCCCGGCTGTCAGAGGAACAGAAGAAGCAAGTGGACCTGGAGAGGGAGAGGGCGTCCCaagaggagaaaatcaaacagaaggaggaggagctttCCCAGGTGAAGGAGAAGGTGGTCCAACAGGAAGTCGTCAGGTACGAGGAGGAGCCAGGCCTGCGGGCTGACGTAAGCGCCTTCACCGAGAGCATCGATGCCGAGCTGCGGCAGATTGACAGCCTCCGCGGGGAGCTGCGGCGGCTACAGCGCCGGCGCGTCGAGCTGGAGAGGCAGCTGCAGGAGCTGGAGCGCGAGCGGCAGGCGCGCAGGGAGGCCGAGCTGGAGGTGCAGCGCCTGAAGCAGCGGCTGGcccagctggaggaggagggcggGGAGGCCCGGGAGAAGGTGACCCTCAAGCAGAAGGTGGTGCTGCAGCAGGACCCCCAGCAGGCCCGGGAGCACGCCCTGCTGTCGCTGCAGCTGGAGGAGGAGCGGCACCGGCGGCAGGTCCTGGAGAGCGAGCTGGAGACCCTGAGGAGGAAGCTGGAGCAGCTGGAGAAGATGGAGGTCAAGGAGAAGGTGGTCTTCTCCGAGAGCGTCCAGGTGGAGAGAGGGGACACCGAGCAGGAGATCCAGAAGCTCAGGAGCAGCCTGGAGGAGGAGAGCCGGAGCAAGCGGGAGCTGGATGCGGAGGTGAGCCGGCTGGAGGCCAAGCTGTCGGAGCTGGAGTTCTCCAACTCCAAGTCGTCCAAGGAACTGGACTtcctcagggaagaaaaccacaaaCTGCAGCTGGAGCGGCAGAGCCTGCAGCTGGAGACCCGCAGGCTGCAGTCGGAAATCGAGATGGCGGCGGCGGAGACTCGGGACCTGTGGAGCGTGACGGGGTCGGCGGTGGACCCCGGAGCGCAGCTCGACTCCAGGCTGTGGTCCCTGGAGCGGGAGCTGGAGGACCTCAGGAGGCTCTCCAGAGACAAAGACCTGGAGATCGATGAGCTGCAGAGGCGCCTGGGCTCCGTGGCCGTCAAGCGGGAGCAGAGGGAGAACCACCTGCGGCGCTCCATTGTGGTCATCGACCCCGACTCGGGCCGCGAGCTGTCCCCGGGGGAGGCCCACCGGGCCGGCCTCATCGACTGGAACATGTTTGTGAAACTCAGGAGCCAGGAGTGCGACTGGGAGGAAATCTCGGTCAAGGGTCCCACCGGGGAGTCCTCTGTGATCCACGACAGGAAGTCTGGCAAGAAGTTCTCCATCGAAGAGGCCCTGCAGAACGGAAGGCTGAGCCCTGCCCAGTATGACCGCTACGTCAACAAGGACATGTCCATCCAGGAGCTGGCCGTCCTGGTGTCTGGACAGAAGTAG